The Alicyclobacillus macrosporangiidus CPP55 genome segment TTCTTGGGCCGCATCGGCATCGGCCGGATTGCCCGCGGGCGGATCAAGGCCGGACAGCCCATCGCCGTGGTCAAGCGGGACGGGAGCGTGCAGCGCACCCGGGCGGCCAAGCTGTTCTCCTTCTCCGGACTCAAGCGCGTCGAGGTGGATGCCGCCAGCGCCGGGGACATCGTGGCCGTCGCCGGTGTGGAGGGGATCACGGTGGGCGAGACGGTGTGCGATCCGAACGTGATCGAACCCCTCCCGCTTCTGGCCATCGACGAGCCGACGCTGCAGATGACGTTCATGGTCAACGATAGCCCCTTCGCAGGCCGTGACGGGCAGTTCGTCACCTCGCGCAAGCTGCGTGAGCGCCTGCTCGCCGAACTGGAGTCGGATGTGTCTCTGCGCGTCGAGGACACGGAGGATGCGGACGCCTGGCTCGTCTCGAGCCGCGGTGAGTTGCACCTTTCCATTCTCATCGAAACGATGCGGCGCGAGGGGTACGAACTGCAGGTGTCCAAACCGCACGTCATCGTCCGCAGAAACGAGCGCGGTGAACTGGAGGAGCCGATGGAACACTTGGTCGCAGATGTGCCGTCGGAGGCGGTCGGCAGCGTGATCGAATCTCTCGGACTTCGCAAAGGCGAGATGCTGAAGCTCGAGCCGAGTGTGTCCGGCGAGATGACGCGGCTCGAGTTCATCGTCCCGTCACGCGGCCTGATTGGATTTCGCAATGAGTTTCTCACGCTCACGCGTGGCTACGGCACAATGCACCACCGCTTCGACCACTACGGCGCATGGCGGGGCGACGTCGTCACCCGCCGCCAGGGTGTGCTGATTGCCAGCGAGACGGGTACCGCGACGGCGTACGCCATTCAGAACCTGGAGGACCGCGGGGTCCTGTTTGTCACCCCCGGCACCGAGGTGTACGAGGGCATGATTGTCGGCGAGCACAACCGCGAGAACGACCTGACGGTGAATATCGTCAAAGCCAAGCACGTGACCAACGTCCGTTCGTCCACGAAGGAAGAGACAGTGCGCCTGAAGGCCCCGCGCCTGCTCACGCTGGAACAAGCCATCTCCTATATCGAAGATGACGAGCTGTGCGAAGTCACTCCGCACCACATCCGCTTGCGCAAACGGGCACTGACCAAGTCGGAACGGGAAAAGTTGGCCAAGGCCGGCAAGAGCCCGTCATCCGGATGACGCGGCCGCAGCGCGCCAGTTGTTGGCATTGTTCATCATAGGCGTGATCGCTGCGCGGTCACGCCCGCTTGCTCCGTTCGCAGGATCCGTGTTACACTCACATAGAACCTCTTTGTCAAATCATCCCGTGGAGGTATCCATTTCAATCATGTGGTCCATCCGTTCGTAAGCCACCATATAGCATCAGGCGCGCGGCGCCTGCGTGGTCTACACGAACGGGATGTTTTGTCTTTCGATTGAAGTGGGTACTGGATGATGCGGGCGAGGCGAGAGTTCCACTTTTACGCCGCACAGGGTGAGCGTGTTTCCATCCTCAGGTCCCCCACCCTACCCATGGATGATCATCGGAATCCCGTGCCCAATACCGCAGGCGTCCGCGCCGGCGGTTTTTCGCATTTCGAAAAGCACCGCAGCGGCCTTGGCTCCGGCCTGACGTTGGCCACCCGCGGCTGCCATGGAGGGATTTCGATGGCATTCTTGACGTTCTCCCCAGCCCTAAAGGGCGGGGATTCTTTCTCGCTCATCGCGAGCTACGCGGGCGCGCAGGTGGGGATTCCACCGCACGCCCGTGGGGGACGCCATCACCCCAACTACTGGGCCTCGGCCCAGATACTTGCGCCGAATGTTGATCGC includes the following:
- the typA gene encoding translational GTPase TypA — encoded protein: MHATGSSLRNVAIVAHVDHGKTSLVDQLLRQSGLFRSNEHIEERALDYNDIERERGITILAKTTSIPYGSHRINIVDTPGHADFSGEVERIVKMVDGVLLVVDAFEGVMPQTRFVLSKALEAGLVPLVVINKMDRENARPAEVVDEVLDLFIDLGATEAQCDFPVVYTSALRGTASTDPSELGTDMRPLFDAIVSHIPVPEGDPEGPLQMQVTMLDYNEFLGRIGIGRIARGRIKAGQPIAVVKRDGSVQRTRAAKLFSFSGLKRVEVDAASAGDIVAVAGVEGITVGETVCDPNVIEPLPLLAIDEPTLQMTFMVNDSPFAGRDGQFVTSRKLRERLLAELESDVSLRVEDTEDADAWLVSSRGELHLSILIETMRREGYELQVSKPHVIVRRNERGELEEPMEHLVADVPSEAVGSVIESLGLRKGEMLKLEPSVSGEMTRLEFIVPSRGLIGFRNEFLTLTRGYGTMHHRFDHYGAWRGDVVTRRQGVLIASETGTATAYAIQNLEDRGVLFVTPGTEVYEGMIVGEHNRENDLTVNIVKAKHVTNVRSSTKEETVRLKAPRLLTLEQAISYIEDDELCEVTPHHIRLRKRALTKSEREKLAKAGKSPSSG